A DNA window from Eptesicus fuscus isolate TK198812 chromosome 8, DD_ASM_mEF_20220401, whole genome shotgun sequence contains the following coding sequences:
- the LOC103300855 gene encoding zinc finger protein 596 isoform X1 produces the protein MASQEAVSFEDVAVDFTQEEWALLDTPQRKLFTDVMLESISHLVSIGSQLYKSYVISHFKEGEQLSREEIAILQGQSPVISERRDNFKKQEMLSTQHFLKKDTSLINAVQRFYTQEDPFECNDLGENFTEILTLTQCMIPHMGKKPHIIQEFRKVINYFNQHKLIDARNKLFECQRGNALIQHSAVRQHSNTQNGEKSFECHVCGKAFGNRSNCRRHEIIHTGLKPHGCHLCGKAFTHCSDLRKHERIHFGEKPFECHLCGKAFSKSYNLSRHEMIHTREKPHECHLCGKAFTHYSDFTKHERTHFGEKPYGCHLCGKTFSKPSYLRQHERTHSREKPHECHLCGKTFPHFSHLRKHERTHTGEKPYECHLCGKAFTDSSVLRRHERTHTGEKPYECHICWKAFTDSSVLKRHERTHTGERPYECHLCGKAFNHSSVLRRHERTHTGEKPYQCNICGKAFNRSYNFGLHKRVHTGEKPYKCYLCEKAFSKHFNLRQHEKTHTIKVINVKHSLPIVSDSKHP, from the exons ATGGCGTCACAG GAAGCAGTGTCCTTCGAGGATGTAGCTGTAGACTTCACCCAGGAAGAGTGGGCCCTGCTGGACACACCCCAGAGAAAACTATTCACAGACGTAATGCTGGAGAGCATCAGTCATCTGGTCTCGATTG GCAGTCAGCTCTACAAATCATACGTGATTTCCCATTTCAAGGAGGGAGAGCAACTTTCAAGAGAAGAGATTGCTATTCTACAAGGCCAGAGTCCAG TCATTTCAGAAAGgagagataattttaaaaaacaagaaatgttATCCACTCAACATTTTCTCAAGAAGGACACATCCCTCATCAATGCAGTG CAGAGATTTTACACTCAAGAAGATCCTTTTGAATGTAACGATTTGGGAGAAAACTTTACTGAAATCTTAACATTGACTCAGTGCATGATACCTCACATGGGAAAGAAACCCCATATCATACAAGAATTTAGAAAAGTGATCAATTACTTTAATCAACATAAACTAATTGATGCTAGAAATAAATTGTTTGAATGTCAACGTGGGAATGCTTTGATTCAACACTCTGCCGTTAGACAACACAGTAATACTCAAAATGGAGAGAAGTCATTTGAATGTCATGTATGTGGGAAAGCCTTCGGTAACCGTTCTAACTGTAGACGACATGAGATTATTCACACTGGATTGAAACCACATGGATGTCATCTATGTGGAAAGGCCTTCACTCATTGTTCTGACCTTAGAAAACATGAAAGAATTCACTTTGGAGAGAAACCATTTGAATGTCATttgtgtgggaaagccttcagtaAAAGTTATAACCTTAGCCGACATGAGATGATTCACACTCGAGAGAAACCACATGAATGTCATctatgtgggaaagcctttactCATTATTCTGACTTTACAAAACATGAGAGAACTCACTTTGGAGAGAAACCATATGGATGTCATCTATGTGGGAAGACATTCAGTAAGCCTTCTTACCTTAGACAACATGAGAGAACTCACAGTCGAGAGAAACCACATGAATGTCATCTATGTGGGAAGACCTTTCCTCATTTTTCTCACCTTAGAAAACATGAGAgaactcacactggagagaaaccatatgAATGTCATCTATGTGGGAAGGCCTTTACTGATTCTTCTGTCCTTAGACGACATGAGAGAACCcatactggagaaaagccatatgagtgtcaTATATGTTGGAAAGCCTTCACTGATTCTTCTGTCCTTAAACGACATGAGAGGACTCACACTGGAGAGAGGCCATATGAGTGTCACCtctgtgggaaagccttcaaTCACTCTTCTGTCCTTAGACGACATGAGAGGACTCACACTGGCGAGAAACCATATCAATGCAATatatgtgggaaagccttcaacAGAAGCTATAACTTTGGACTGCAtaagagagttcatactggagagaaaccatacAAATGTTATCTATGTGAAAAAGCCTTCAGTAAACATTTTAACCTTAGACAGCATGAAAAAACTCATACTATAAAGGTTATAAATGTGAAACATTCACTACCCATTGTTTCAGACTCTAAACACCCTTGA
- the LOC103300855 gene encoding zinc finger protein 596 isoform X2: protein MASQEAVSFEDVAVDFTQEEWALLDTPQRKLFTDVMLESISHLVSIGSQLYKSYVISHFKEGEQLSREEIAILQGQSPVISERRDNFKKQEMLSTQHFLKKDTSLINAVRFYTQEDPFECNDLGENFTEILTLTQCMIPHMGKKPHIIQEFRKVINYFNQHKLIDARNKLFECQRGNALIQHSAVRQHSNTQNGEKSFECHVCGKAFGNRSNCRRHEIIHTGLKPHGCHLCGKAFTHCSDLRKHERIHFGEKPFECHLCGKAFSKSYNLSRHEMIHTREKPHECHLCGKAFTHYSDFTKHERTHFGEKPYGCHLCGKTFSKPSYLRQHERTHSREKPHECHLCGKTFPHFSHLRKHERTHTGEKPYECHLCGKAFTDSSVLRRHERTHTGEKPYECHICWKAFTDSSVLKRHERTHTGERPYECHLCGKAFNHSSVLRRHERTHTGEKPYQCNICGKAFNRSYNFGLHKRVHTGEKPYKCYLCEKAFSKHFNLRQHEKTHTIKVINVKHSLPIVSDSKHP, encoded by the exons ATGGCGTCACAG GAAGCAGTGTCCTTCGAGGATGTAGCTGTAGACTTCACCCAGGAAGAGTGGGCCCTGCTGGACACACCCCAGAGAAAACTATTCACAGACGTAATGCTGGAGAGCATCAGTCATCTGGTCTCGATTG GCAGTCAGCTCTACAAATCATACGTGATTTCCCATTTCAAGGAGGGAGAGCAACTTTCAAGAGAAGAGATTGCTATTCTACAAGGCCAGAGTCCAG TCATTTCAGAAAGgagagataattttaaaaaacaagaaatgttATCCACTCAACATTTTCTCAAGAAGGACACATCCCTCATCAATGCAGTG AGATTTTACACTCAAGAAGATCCTTTTGAATGTAACGATTTGGGAGAAAACTTTACTGAAATCTTAACATTGACTCAGTGCATGATACCTCACATGGGAAAGAAACCCCATATCATACAAGAATTTAGAAAAGTGATCAATTACTTTAATCAACATAAACTAATTGATGCTAGAAATAAATTGTTTGAATGTCAACGTGGGAATGCTTTGATTCAACACTCTGCCGTTAGACAACACAGTAATACTCAAAATGGAGAGAAGTCATTTGAATGTCATGTATGTGGGAAAGCCTTCGGTAACCGTTCTAACTGTAGACGACATGAGATTATTCACACTGGATTGAAACCACATGGATGTCATCTATGTGGAAAGGCCTTCACTCATTGTTCTGACCTTAGAAAACATGAAAGAATTCACTTTGGAGAGAAACCATTTGAATGTCATttgtgtgggaaagccttcagtaAAAGTTATAACCTTAGCCGACATGAGATGATTCACACTCGAGAGAAACCACATGAATGTCATctatgtgggaaagcctttactCATTATTCTGACTTTACAAAACATGAGAGAACTCACTTTGGAGAGAAACCATATGGATGTCATCTATGTGGGAAGACATTCAGTAAGCCTTCTTACCTTAGACAACATGAGAGAACTCACAGTCGAGAGAAACCACATGAATGTCATCTATGTGGGAAGACCTTTCCTCATTTTTCTCACCTTAGAAAACATGAGAgaactcacactggagagaaaccatatgAATGTCATCTATGTGGGAAGGCCTTTACTGATTCTTCTGTCCTTAGACGACATGAGAGAACCcatactggagaaaagccatatgagtgtcaTATATGTTGGAAAGCCTTCACTGATTCTTCTGTCCTTAAACGACATGAGAGGACTCACACTGGAGAGAGGCCATATGAGTGTCACCtctgtgggaaagccttcaaTCACTCTTCTGTCCTTAGACGACATGAGAGGACTCACACTGGCGAGAAACCATATCAATGCAATatatgtgggaaagccttcaacAGAAGCTATAACTTTGGACTGCAtaagagagttcatactggagagaaaccatacAAATGTTATCTATGTGAAAAAGCCTTCAGTAAACATTTTAACCTTAGACAGCATGAAAAAACTCATACTATAAAGGTTATAAATGTGAAACATTCACTACCCATTGTTTCAGACTCTAAACACCCTTGA
- the LOC103300855 gene encoding zinc finger protein 705F isoform X3, whose product MASQEAVSFEDVAVDFTQEEWALLDTPQRKLFTDVMLESISHLVSIGSQLYKSYVISHFKEGEQLSREEIAILQGQSPVISERRDNFKKQEMLSTQHFLKKDTSLINAVL is encoded by the exons ATGGCGTCACAG GAAGCAGTGTCCTTCGAGGATGTAGCTGTAGACTTCACCCAGGAAGAGTGGGCCCTGCTGGACACACCCCAGAGAAAACTATTCACAGACGTAATGCTGGAGAGCATCAGTCATCTGGTCTCGATTG GCAGTCAGCTCTACAAATCATACGTGATTTCCCATTTCAAGGAGGGAGAGCAACTTTCAAGAGAAGAGATTGCTATTCTACAAGGCCAGAGTCCAG TCATTTCAGAAAGgagagataattttaaaaaacaagaaatgttATCCACTCAACATTTTCTCAAGAAGGACACATCCCTCATCAATGCAGTG TTATAG